Proteins co-encoded in one Ziziphus jujuba cultivar Dongzao chromosome 9, ASM3175591v1 genomic window:
- the LOC125424249 gene encoding uncharacterized protein LOC125424249, translating into MRKRTVYAWGVAILCFVVLMMVTPAIPQSQAYHDFADKRRFLGIPNMLNVVSNFPFLVIGIIGLVLCFYRNYFKLRLQGELWGWTCFYVGVAAVAFGSAYYHLKPNDARLVWDRLPMTIAFTSIMAIFIIERIDERKGTISVVPLLLAGIISILYWRFFDDLRPYALVQFLPCIAIPVMAILLPPMYTHSTYWLWAAVFYLLAKVEEAADKPIYNWTHHIVSGHTLKHLCAAMVPVLLTLMLAKRTIETERQSLLQIWKVSWKTKVRSNGSEEETASYAAVSVVES; encoded by the exons ATGAGGAAGAGGACGGTGTACGCATGGGGAGTAGCAATCCTCTGCTTTGTGGTGCTGATGATGGTCACCCCAGCGATTCCTCAGTCTCAAGCCTACCATGATTTCGCTGATAAGCGCCGATTCTTGG GAATTCCTAATATGCTTAATGTGGTTTCAAATTTCCCATTCCTCGTTATTGGCATCATAGGACTGGTGCTTTGCTTTTATCGCAATTATTTTAAGCTGAG GTTGCAAGGTGAGCTTTGGGGATGGACGTGTTTTTATGTTGGTGTGGCTGCTGTTGCTTTTGGGTCCGCATACTACCATCTCAAGCCAAATGATGCTCGTCTGGTGTGGGATCGTCTGCCA ATGACTATTGCATTCACTTCAATCATGGCAATCTTTATCATTGAAAGGATTGATGAGCGGAAAGGAACAATATCTGTTGTTCCTCTACTTTTGGCTGGTATAATAAGCATATTGTATTGGAG GTTTTTTGATGACCTCCGGCCATATGCTTTGGTACAGTTTCTTCCTTGTATTGCAATTCCTGTTATGGCCATCTTGTTGCCTCCAATGTACACACACTCGACGTATTGGCTCTGGGCTGCAG TATTTTATCTTTTAGCTAAAGTGGAAGAAGCTGCTGATAAACCCATCTATAATTGGACACATCATATTGTCAGCGGGCACACACTCAAGCATTTATGTGCTGCCATGGTTCCTGTCCTTTTGACACTCATGCTTGCAAAGAGAACTATCGAAACCGAGAG GCAAAGTTTGCTCCAAATATGGAAGGTTTCATGGAAGACAAAGGTTAGGTCTAATGGCTCCGAGGAAGAGACTGCCTCCTATGCAGCTGTCTCAGTTGTAGAATCATAG
- the LOC107427832 gene encoding membralin-like protein At1g60995: MDPEQTFIRVQERFSQMLTPKMRAALEYICLFVAITLFCILVVMHANYVQQPGCSSELSGVETSEAQLIQIKITSAGLWSQNESESDMTDALETESAMDKLEVSNVDGDGMTFSVAKFWLNWIRSNARRGKLALKFWKSDTEHERQSDSSTNSHDDTVIKTDKEETRGSFPLSAKETFKAAFLHFGKKWYRRISFIWRHAVQIVRSFSKLSDITGIHLNVDIPKLLRILHLDKANSYAVQFLEKRCKTFEPTYLYTMEKGYLLLPEGAKSRHNILTVNISISARHSCFGNRWQQLLINRFVGYDTILMNSLLSSPGQGYLYNYQSKEFYNLSYAQEPPEGPARFGDYLVTKCGVLMMSLFVFFTTTMSVSFTLRETQSRMLKFTVQLQHHARHRLPTFQLIFVHVIESLVFVPIMIGILFFLFEFYDDQLLAFVVLILVWLSELFTLISVRTPISMKFFPRFFLLYFLVFHIYFFSYSYGFSYLALSTTAAFMTHLILYFWNRFEVPALQRFMQNRRSQLQQHPDFQITSSTILASTLHITRLNTRNPGVVNNDLTSGPGLRPVLDQTAPSNGVEVPGSQQQPENNGSPERVGNPVQMPDQADFRQADNGPNPGTMNSFSSLLLWILGGASSEGLNSFLSMFRDVRDQGQVYAEPTRNENQTNQNVR; the protein is encoded by the exons atggatcCGGAGCAGACTTTTATACGAGTTCAAGAGCGCTTCTCCCAGATGCTTACACCAAAGATGAGAGCTGCTCTCGAGTATATTTGCCTCTTCGTCGCCATCACTTTGTTCTGTATTCTCGTTGTTATGCACGCCAATTATGTTCAGCAG ccTGGCTGTTCCAGTGAGCTCTCTGGAGTTGAAACATCTGAAGCACAACTTATTCAAATTAAG ATAACTAGTGCAGGATTGTGGTCACAGAATGAGTCTGAATCTGATATGACAGATGCTCTTGAAACAGAATCTGCAATGGATAAATTAGAAGTTTCTAATGTGGATGGAGATGGAATGACATTTTCAGTTGCTAAATTTTGGTTGAATTGGATTCGTTCCAATGCTAGGAGGGGTAAATTGGCATTGAAGTTTTGGAAGTCTGATACTGAACATGAACGTCAATCTGATAGCTCTACCAATAGTCATGATGACACTGTTATTAAAACTGATAAGGAAGAGACACGTGGTAGTTTTCCTTTGTCAGCCAAGGAGACATTTAAAGCAGCATTTCttcattttggaaaaaaatggtACAGGCGTATATCGTTCATTTGGAGACATGCTGTGCAAATTGTCAGAAGTTTCTCAAAGTTGTCG GATATTACAGGTATACatttaaatgttgatattccaAAGTTGCTGCGTATACTTCATTTGGATAAAGCGAACTCGTATGCAG TGCAGTTTCTTGAGAAGAGATGTAAAACGTTTGAGCCAACTTACTTGTACACTAtggaaaag GGTTACTTGTTGCTGCCTGAAGGTGCTAAATCCCGGCATAATATACTTACTGTCAACATTAGCATTTCAGCTCGACATTCCTGCTTTGGGAACAG GTGGCAGCAACTTCTTATAAACAGATTTGTTGGATATGATACGATTTTGATGAACAGTTTATTAAGTTCTCCTGGTCAAG GTTATCTGTACAATTATCAATCGAAGGAGTTCTATAATCTTAGTTATGCTCAAGAACCACCTGAAGGTCCTGCAAGATTTGGAG ACTACCTTGTGACCAAGTGTGGCGTGCTTATGATgtcactttttgttttctttacaaCTACTATGTCAGTATCATTTACGTTGAGAGAGACACAAAGTCGCATGCTGAAGTTTACAG TGCAGCTTCAACATCATGCTCGGCATCGGCTTCCAACATTTCAGTTAATCTTTGTGCATGTAATTGAATCTCTTGTCTTTGTGCCG ATAATGATTGGtatcttattttttcttttcgagTTTTATGATGATCAGCTGTTGGCCTTTGTGGTGTTAATACTTGTCTGGTTGAGTGAGCTATTTACACTAAtcag TGTCCGCACACCCATATCGATGAAGTTCTTTCCACGCTTCTTTTTGCTCTATTTTCTGGTTTTCCACATATATTTCTTTTCCTATTCATATG GATTCTCTTATTTGGCTCTCTCTACAACTGCTGCGTTTATGACACATCTCATTCTATACTTCTGGAATCGTTTTGAG GTACCTGCTCTACAAAGGTTTATGCAAAATCGACGGTCACAGCTTCAGCAACACCCGGACTTCCAAATTACCTCCTCAACCATCCTTGCTTCAACTCTGCACATCACAAGATTAAACACAAGAAATCCTGGTGTAGTTAATAACGACTTAACCTCAGGGCCTGGGTTGAGACCTGTTTTAGATCAAACAGCACCTTCGAATGGAGTGGAGGTTCCTGGCTCGCAACAGCAACCGGAAAATAATGGCAGCCCCGAGAGGGTAGGGAACCCTGTTCAGATGCCAGATCAAGCTGACTTTAGGCAAGCCGATAACGGGCCAAACCCAGGGACTATGAATTCTTTCAGTTCACTGTTATTATGGATATTAGGAGGGGCCTCTTCTGAAGGCCTCAATTCTTTTCTTTCCATGTTCAGAGATGTGAGAGATCAAGGACAAGTTTATGCTGAACCAACTAGgaatgaaaaccaaacaaaccAGAATGTAAGATAG